TCACTGGTAGCCAACAACTAAAGATTATTAGAGTAATATATAAAACACTGTATTTACTGTTAAAGATGTTTTTAATCCACTTATTGCTATCAAAAAAGGCGTCTTTGTTGATAGAATTATTTAAGAGCTTACTTCTTAATCCCCAACTAATGACTGTCAGTGCCATAAATACCCAAAGTACTGTAAGAAAATACCCCAGATTAAATTTGCAATAGCCCATCTGAATATATTTAGGCGCAGCCGCAAGCATCAATGATACCATCAAATTTAATGTATATTCAAATTTACTATTTAATTTTACTATGTTCATTTTTTCTCTCCAAACTACTAACTTGATTAGATCAGCCATAATAATACAATTTAACATCTGTTTTTTAGCATTATTCATCTAATTTACTGATATAACATGTAAACAAAAAATTCTTCGTTAAATGTAAAATTACTGAAAACGAGGTACAGACAAGAGCATTTCAAATATTTACTTTACAGCGCAGACACTTTTTATTCAATAAAAATATTCAGGTTTTTGGCTTGTAGTAATTCTTTTAACACAAAATATCTGCACTAATCTTAAAGATTCTATGTGTTTAAGAAAAATGATACAATCTACAATGTTTATTTTGCTATTTTGACTAACATAATTTGGATTGCATGTGCGCATATTTTTTCTCACAATTTCTATAATTATGTTAACCTATATTCGATATTTTTCTACGTTTTCAAAGAAAATTTTTGTGCTTTTTTTAATTTATTAAATAAATAATCTTACTAAACTAATTATAATTAATTGATGAGATAATTTTTAATCACACCTATGTGATATAATTGGCATATAGTATCAAAAGATAGGAGAAAATTAAATGAAAATCAGATTAAAACTTTTTTTTGCATTATTTTTTGCAACTTTAGGGATGTTTGCTTGGCAAGCTCCTCAAGTCCATGCTGCTACGACTTATACAATTGGTACAGATGTTACTTTCCCACCATTTGTTTATGCAAATTCTAATAATAAATACGTAGGAATTGATATGGAATTAATCCGCTCCATCGCTAAAGAGGAAGGCTTTAAGGTTGATATAAAACCACTTGGTTTCAACGCTGCAGTTCAGTCACTTAGCTCTGGACAGATTGATGGTGTAATTGCCGGAATGACAATTACGGACGAACGTAAACAAACATTAGACTTTTCAACTCCTTATTATGAATCTGGAATTGTAATGGCGGTTGCTCCTAACAGTAAGATTACCAATCTTAAGGGATTAAAGGGAAAAACAGTTGCCGTTAAAACTGGTACACAAGGTGCTACATATGCAAATTCAATTAAGGACAAATATGGATTCAAAGTTGTAACATTTGATGATTCCGATAATGTGTACAATGATGTTAAAACTGGCAATTCTGTAGCTTGTTTCGATGATAGTGCCGTACTTAACTATGGAGTTAAAACAGGTTTAGGTCTTAAGGTTGTTACTAAGCCTGCAGATATTGGTCAATACGGTTTTGCTGTTAAAAAAGGGCAAAATCAAAAATTACTTAAAATGTTCAACGAGGGACTTGCTAAACTAAAGAAAAATGGTAAATATGATCAAATTATCAAGAAATATACTGGTAAGGCGGCTACAAGCAAGTCTAACAAAGCAAACTCCGAAGATAAAACTTTCTTAGGTCTCTTGCGTCAAAATCAACAAGCCATCCTAAATGGTATTTTAGAAACAATTAAGT
Above is a window of Liquorilactobacillus hordei DSM 19519 DNA encoding:
- a CDS encoding amino acid ABC transporter substrate-binding protein/permease, with product MFAWQAPQVHAATTYTIGTDVTFPPFVYANSNNKYVGIDMELIRSIAKEEGFKVDIKPLGFNAAVQSLSSGQIDGVIAGMTITDERKQTLDFSTPYYESGIVMAVAPNSKITNLKGLKGKTVAVKTGTQGATYANSIKDKYGFKVVTFDDSDNVYNDVKTGNSVACFDDSAVLNYGVKTGLGLKVVTKPADIGQYGFAVKKGQNQKLLKMFNEGLAKLKKNGKYDQIIKKYTGKAATSKSNKANSEDKTFLGLLRQNQQAILNGILETIKLTIVSIVCATIFGILIGLLGVLPNKFARGTSTTIVYIFRGLPLLVLALFIYNGIPSLTGTKIPAFVAGIITLTLNEGAYTAAFVKGGIEAVDSGQMEAARSLGLPFGKAMRKVILPQGIKIMIPSFINQFIITLKDTSILSIIGILELTQTGKIIIARNLEGFKVWAIIAVIYLLIITLLTLLSKWVERRIND